Proteins from a genomic interval of Drosophila melanogaster chromosome 2R:
- the Zip48C gene encoding Zinc/iron regulated transporter-related protein 48C, protein MIPGYGPVTQALLGTLLTWGLTAAGAALVIFVRGNQRRSLDAALGFAAGVMIAASFWSLLKPAIEMAESSHLYGVYAFLPVAGGFLLGSIFVYGCDKLMSYLGLNSTNMMIQMTQSKAKADIAIEDSKRNGVAPDRLASKSLDSFSDCLSVQHSGESRRRKKGASINEMEQCTYTTPEEQQRAEDALSQWKRIMLLVVAITVHNIPEGLAVGVSFGAIGSTNSSTFESARNLAIGIGIQNFPEGLAVSLPLHAAGFSVKRALWYGQLSGMVEPIFGVLGAVAVTFANLILPYALSFAAGAMIYIVSDDILPEAHASGNGTIATWGTVSGFLIMMCLEVALS, encoded by the coding sequence ATGATTCCAGGCTATGGACCCGTCACGCAGGCTCTGCTGGGCACCCTGCTTACCTGGGGACTGACCGCCGCTGGCGCCGCCCTAGTGATCTTCGTCCGGGGTAACCAGCGGAGGTCTCTGGACGCCGCCCTGGGATTCGCAGCTGGCGTAATGATAGCAGCCTCCTTTTGGTCACTCCTCAAGCCGGCCATCGAAATGGCCGAGAGTTCCCATTTGTACGGAGTATACGCCTTTCTGCCCGTCGCTGGAGGCTTCCTCTTGGGATCGATCTTCGTCTACGGATGCGACAAATTGATGTCATACCTGGGCCTTAACAGCACCAACATGATGATCCAGATGACGCAATCAAAAGCCAAGGCGGACATAGCCATCGAGGACTCTAAGCGCAATGGAGTTGCCCCCGATAGGTTGGCCTCAAAGAGTCTGGACAGCTTCTCCGACTGCCTTAGCGTGCAGCACAGCGGCGAATCGAGACGCCGAAAGAAGGGAGCTAGCATCAACGAGATGGAGCAGTGCACCTACACCACGCCTGAGGAGCAGCAGCGCGCCGAGGACGCCCTGTCCCAGTGGAAGAGGATTATGCTTTTGGTCGTGGCCATCACGGTCCACAACATTCCAGAAGGGCTGGCTGTGGGCGTAAGCTTTGGTGCCATTGGCTCCACGAACTCATCGACATTTGAGAGCGCCCGCAATTTggccattggcattggcattcaAAACTTCCCCGAGGGATTGGCTGTCAGCTTGCCACTGCATGCCGCAGGATTCAGCGTGAAGCGGGCTCTGTGGTACGGACAGCTGTCCGGAATGGTGGAGCCCATTTTTGGAGTTCTGGGCGCCGTGGCGGTGACCTTTGCCAACCTGATCCTGCCATACGCCTTGTCTTTTGCGGCCGGAGCCATGATATACATTGTGTCGGACGACATTCTGCCGGAGGCTCATGCCAGCGGAAATGGAACGATCGCCACGTGGGGCACTGTATCCGGCTTCCTGATCATGATGTGTCTGGAGGTGGCGCTGTCGTGA